The Flavobacterium sp. IMCC34852 genome contains the following window.
GCCCGTTGAAAACCCCTTCTTGCGGATGCCAAACGCCACATTCTTCCGTGAAAGGAATAACTTCGTGGATTTCGTCAACATTCAAATCACCACCGGTTCCGTAATAACTTTTTAACAAAGGAGAAACGGCTTTATACCAACGTTGTAACACACCTTTTTTGCGTGGATCATTCGGGTCGAAATTGATGCCTGATTTAGCACCACCAATCGCCGGACCTGAAACAGAGAACTTCACTTCCATAGTTTTGGCTAATGACAATACTTCATTCATGTCTAGTCCTTTTCTCATTCTCGTTCCACCACCGGCAGCACCGCCACGAAGGCTATTGATTACTGTCCATCCTTCGGCTTCTGTCTCAGCGTCTTTCCAGTTGAATACGATTTCGGGTTCTTTGTTTTCGAATTTTTTTAATAAGTCTTTCATTGTATCTAATCTGAGCTCACTTCAGATTCTTAGTTTTAGTTAGAGTGTAATTTAGTTTGTGGTGCAAATATAGGAATTTGAAAATTACGAATTGGGAATTACGAATTGGGATTTATTTATTAAAACTAGTTTTTGCAGAAGTGCTTTTGATTGTTTATGTTTTAATCAATTTATGATATATTGATTAAATATATTTTAGCAAAAAATTATGAGATTTGTTTTAGATTTTGTTTTAATATTATAGAATGTTTTGTAGTCGTTTTTAAATGTAGTCTTATGAAAAAACTATTTTTTATTATTTGTCTTTTTTGGTTTTATGCTGCCAATGCAATTACTTATCCAATTTCGCCAAGACCTTTACGGATGCTAGTGTCAGAGAGCAAACATATCATTGTTGGACATGTAATTAAAGTAGAAAAAATAACACGTAAAATAAATAGAAAGCAAAGTGATACAGATACATTTGCTTATATTGTAGTCAATGAAAGATTGCAGGGAAGCATAAAAGATGACACTATCAAAATTGAGTTTGAACCAGGTATGATTTGTCCGGCTTCTGATATGTATTATGAAAACACAGATGTATTGGCTTTTTTAGATGAAGAAAACGGAAAGTACGCAACACATGCTTTATCCTATGGTTCGAAGACTTTAGATAAAGAAGGAATAGCAATCTACAAAGAGCGAATTCAGGAAATACAGTCGATATTGAAAGTGGACAATACGATAGAACAACTCAAACAAACCGTTGAATGGCTCGTTAAATGTGCCGAGAATCATTATACCCAATGGGAAGGTACTTTTGAATTGTCGCCCGATAGTCATTTTATGTCGTTTTATTCCAGATCGAAAGCTCCCGATTTTGAATTATTGCTTTCCAATGATCAAAAAGAAAGATTGAAAACAGCTTTAATTAAGTCAGCTGACCAGTCGTATCTTGATTTAGGTCTTGTTGATTTGGTTTACGAAGGAAATGAAAATGAAATAGACGCTTTAATGTTAAAGAATTTGAAAGCTTTGGTTGATGAAGACTATAATTGGTTTGCTTCAGATTATATGCAAAGACTTGTGCATCTGAATAATTCCGATGAGGCCAATAAATTAATTAAGGATTTTGATGATGTAATTATGGACTATGATAAAGATAAAAAAGGGAAAGCTATAATTCTCAAATTCATATCACTTATCGAAAATAAACCCTGATGAATGATCTTTCTTCGCGCCGGTCACACTACTCAAAACATTAATCTCTTTCCTTAACTTTAATACACCAAGCAAGGCAAAAATCAAAGCTTCTTTATATTCTAAAGTTTTAGCATCGGGAACAATTAGTTGCAATTCGGGTAAATAATCCTGCATCGAATCTAATAAAAAAGTATTGTATGCGCCACCGCCTGTTACAAGCATATTTCCTCTTCTGTTTGGAAGCGCCAAAGCTGTTTGTTTGGCAATGTGTTTGATAAAAGTATGCATTTTGTCTTCCATACTCAGGTCGTAACTTTCCATCAGCGGAAGCACAACAGTTTTGACAAATTCAAAGCCTAAAGATTTCGGATAAGGTTTTTGGTAATAAGATAAATTGTCCAATTCTTCCAATAAAGCCATATCTGTTTCACCGCTTCGAGCAATATTGCCTTTGTCGTCATAAGGTAAACCTAATTTATTCGCATAAAAATTTAAAACTGTATTTACCGGCGAAATATCAAAAGCAATTCGTTTGCCGTCTTGTTCAAAAGACACATTCGAAAAACCACCTAAATTCAAACAATAATCATAATCGGAGAATAAAATTCTATCACCTATTGGTACTAACGGCGCGCCTTGACCACCGAGTTTCACATCTTGCACTCGGAAATCACAGACGATGGTTTCGCCAACAATTGGAGCAATTTCTTTTAGATTACCAATTTGTAAAGTGTAACCATTTTGGGGTTGATGCAAAATCGTATGCCCATGGCTACAAACTGCATCGAGGTTTTTAATCTTGTATTTTAGGATAAAGTCTTTGATGATATTCCCTAAAAGAATCGTGTAGTCTTGATTAAGTTGCTTTAATTCGGCTTCCGAAAAATCAACCGCGGTACGCAATTTGTTTAACCAATTGTCGCTATAAGAAATGGTCTCACTTTCAAGGATTTTATACTGCCATTTGCGGTCAATTACCGTAAAATGAATGTGTGCCAAATCAACGCCATCCAACGATGTGCCCGACATGACACCGATAACCTTATAACTTTCTTTCAACATTGGCTAAATTTACGAAAACGTTTGAAATTGTAACTTTTAAATCCTATTTTTGCACACCAAAATTAAAGAAACAACAAACATAATCGTTACAATTTATGGATTTTAATTTAACCGAAGAACAGTTAATGATTCAACAAGCCGCCAGAGATTTTGCTCAAGCGGAATTGTTACCGGGCGTAATAGAAAGAGACGAACACTCCAAATTTCCAACCGAGCAAGTCAAAATGATGGCAGATTTAGGATTCATGGGTATGATGGTGGATCCAAAATATGGTGGCGCCGGATTGGACAGTGTTTCTTATGTTTTGGCGATGACCGAAATTGCCAAAGTAGATGCTTCTGCGGCGGTAATCATGTCGGTGAACAATTCATTAGTTTGTGCCGGAATGGAAAAATACTGTTCGGAAGAACAAAA
Protein-coding sequences here:
- a CDS encoding anhydro-N-acetylmuramic acid kinase, translated to MLKESYKVIGVMSGTSLDGVDLAHIHFTVIDRKWQYKILESETISYSDNWLNKLRTAVDFSEAELKQLNQDYTILLGNIIKDFILKYKIKNLDAVCSHGHTILHQPQNGYTLQIGNLKEIAPIVGETIVCDFRVQDVKLGGQGAPLVPIGDRILFSDYDYCLNLGGFSNVSFEQDGKRIAFDISPVNTVLNFYANKLGLPYDDKGNIARSGETDMALLEELDNLSYYQKPYPKSLGFEFVKTVVLPLMESYDLSMEDKMHTFIKHIAKQTALALPNRRGNMLVTGGGAYNTFLLDSMQDYLPELQLIVPDAKTLEYKEALIFALLGVLKLRKEINVLSSVTGAKKDHSSGFIFDK